The Hymenobacter swuensis DY53 genome includes the window CAGCCCACCGTACCAATCAGTGAGGAATTGGCCTTCGTGGAAACCTATCTGGCCCTGCACAAAGCCCGCTTCCGCGACAACCTGCGGGTACAGTGGCAGGTGCCACCCGCCGCCCTCACCGCCCGCGTGGCCCCGCTCAGCGTGCAGCTGTTGGTGGAAAACGCCCTCAAGCACAACGTGGCCTCCCGGGAACATCCGCTGGCGCTGGAACTCACCGCCGACCCGGCCACTGGCTACTTCACCGTGCGCAACACCCTGCGCCCCCGCACCGCCGGCCTTGCGCCCGGAACAGGCACCGGCCTTCGCAACGTACGCCACCGCTATGAGCTGCTGCAAGCGCCGCAGCTTGTTGAGGTAACGCAGGAAGCCGGCTGGTTTGAGGTGCGGCTGCCGCTGTTGTGAGTGGTTAGAGAAGAAACGTTATCCTGAGCATGTGGTGCATCAAGCCAGTGTCGGGAGGCGTAGTTGAAGAATCTCTACCGCTTCGTTTGGCATGATACGTTTGTTGTAACGTCAGCCCACGAGATTCTTCGACTACGCCTCCGGCTCACTCAGAATGACGTTCTTTCTCTACCCCTAACTTCTGCGTCCTTCACTTCTCCTCGTCCATGACCGTTTTGCTGCTCGAAGATGAATACCCGGCCGCCGAGCGGCTACAACGGCTGCTGCGTCAGGCCGCACCTGAAGCCCAAGTGCTGGCCGTGCTGGACAGCGTGGCCGGGGCTCTGCACTGGCTAGATACCAACCCCACCCCCCACCTGATTCTATCCGATATTCAGCTGGCCGATGGGCTGAGCCTAGAAGTATTTGAGCAGACGGTGGTGCGCAGTCCGGTCATCTTCACCACGGCGTATGATGCCTACGCCATCCGGGCCTTCAAGGCTAATAGCGTGGATTACCTGCTCAAGCCCGTAAAGCTGGCGGAACTGACGGCCGCCCTCACTAAGCTGCACGAATGGCGCACCCCCGCCACAGCCGCCCGGCCCGCCGACGATACGGCCCAGCGCCTGGAGCGCCTCCTGGATGCCCTGCCCCGGCCGGAGCGGCAGCACAAAACCCGGTTTCTGGTACGCAACGGCGAGCTGCTGCTGCCGCTGGCCGCCACCCAGGCCGCCTGGTTCCAGAGCCGCCATGAAACCACCACCCTCTGCACCCTCGACGGCCGCCGCTTCGTGGTGGACTACACCCTGGAACAGCTGGAAACCCTGCTTGACCCCACCCAGTTTTTTCGCCTCAACCGCCAGCTCCTGGCCCAGCTACCCGCCGTGCAGCGCCTGCACCCGCACTTCAACGGTAAGCTATTAGTGGACTTGCACCCTGCCCCCAGCGAGGAAGTACTGGTTAGTCGGGAAAAGGCAGGGGCGGTGAAGAACTGGCTGGAAGGGTAAGTTTTTGAAGGTGGGTGGAATGTGGCAAATGTGCGTGATGTGGCAGAGAAACATCATCCCTCGCTCCGCTCGGAATGTCGTCTGACGTCAGGATTACTTCAGCAACGTCAGTACGCGAGATTCCTCGCTTCACTCGGAATGACCTTCATTTATCACACTCCACCTACGTTCTGCACATTCCGCTTCCATTCAAAAAATCACCGATCCAGCCAGGCTTTGAAGGCGTTGACTTTTTCACGGCTGACCAGCACGGTGTCGTTGTCGGGGGCGGCGGGCTTGAGGATGGTTTGCAGGCGGGAGTTAGTGTAGTGGATGATGTCGTGAATGGCGTCGGCGTGGGCCAGGTAGGCCCGGTTGAGACGGAAGAACTCCAATGGGTCGAGCAGGCCTTCGAGCTGTTCCAGCGTGTAGTCTACCACGAAGCGGCGGCCCTCGCGGGTGTGCAGCAGCGTGACCTTTTCCAGACTGGCGAAGTAGGCAATCTGCTCCACCGGAATGGCCTTCAGGTGCTCCCCCACCCGCACCACGAAGCGCGTTTTGTACTCCCGCGCGGGCTGGGCCTGCTGCAGCATGCGCGTGAGCAGTGCCGCATCGAACTGGGGCGCGGCCTGCTGCTGCCGGCGGTGGAGCTTATCCAGGGCCGCCGTCAACTCCTCCGGATCGATGGGCTTGAGCAGGTAGTCCACGCTGTTGACCTTGAAGGCGCGCAGGGCGTACTTGTCGTAGGCGGTGGTGAAGATGACGGGCGTGCGGATTTCCAGCCGCTCGAACAACTCGAAGCTCAGCCCGTCGGCCAGGTGAATATCCAGAAACAGCACGTCGGGCGGGGCGGCCTGCAGGCTTTGCAGCAGCGCCACGGCCTCCGCCACCGACTCGGCCGTGCCCACCACGACCACCGGCTGCGGGTGTTTCTTCAGCAAACCGGCCAGCCGGGTAGCGGCCAGCGGCTCATCTTCCACAATCAAAGCGCGCAACGGAGTAGTAGTCGAGGTCATAGGCGAAAAGAGCACGAACGGGAACTTGTCGGGAGTGGAGGGAGCAAGGTAACAACGTCATGCTGAGCGAAGCCGGAGGCGCAGTCGAAGCATCTCTACCTCTGACTAAATCAATGGCCTTGCAACGAAGCGGTAGAGATGCTTCGACTATGACGTGCTGTTATGTTTCCAGCCGTCTAGCCGCTACTGCAATTCCAGCAGCGGCAGCGTCACGGCAAACTCCAGCTCGGAGGCAGCTACCACCACGGGGCGGGGCGTGAGGAAGGCGTAGCGGGCCTGCAGGTTTTTCAGGCCCACCCCCATCGATTCGCCCTCGGCCAAACGGCGCGTCTGCCGGGAGTTGCGCACGGTGAGGGTGCGGGCCGGCTCGTCCAGCTCAATGCCGATGCGCAGCGGGTTGCGCTGGGAGGTGGCGTTGTGCTTGAGGGCATTTTCCAGCAGCAGCTGCAACGCCAGCGGCGGCACC containing:
- a CDS encoding LytR/AlgR family response regulator transcription factor; translated protein: MTVLLLEDEYPAAERLQRLLRQAAPEAQVLAVLDSVAGALHWLDTNPTPHLILSDIQLADGLSLEVFEQTVVRSPVIFTTAYDAYAIRAFKANSVDYLLKPVKLAELTAALTKLHEWRTPATAARPADDTAQRLERLLDALPRPERQHKTRFLVRNGELLLPLAATQAAWFQSRHETTTLCTLDGRRFVVDYTLEQLETLLDPTQFFRLNRQLLAQLPAVQRLHPHFNGKLLVDLHPAPSEEVLVSREKAGAVKNWLEG
- a CDS encoding LytR/AlgR family response regulator transcription factor produces the protein MTSTTTPLRALIVEDEPLAATRLAGLLKKHPQPVVVVGTAESVAEAVALLQSLQAAPPDVLFLDIHLADGLSFELFERLEIRTPVIFTTAYDKYALRAFKVNSVDYLLKPIDPEELTAALDKLHRRQQQAAPQFDAALLTRMLQQAQPAREYKTRFVVRVGEHLKAIPVEQIAYFASLEKVTLLHTREGRRFVVDYTLEQLEGLLDPLEFFRLNRAYLAHADAIHDIIHYTNSRLQTILKPAAPDNDTVLVSREKVNAFKAWLDR